The DNA region GGTGTAGGACGTGGGGTAGGCAAATCCGCCTCACATATAGTCTGAGACCTGATGCCGAGCCGATTGTGGTGAAGTGGATGATCCTATGCTGTCGAGAAAAGCCTCTAGCGAGTTTCATGGCGGCCCGTACCCCAAACCGACTCAGGTGGTCAGGTAGAGAATACCGAGGCGTTCGGGTGAACTATGGTTAAGGAACTCGGCAAAATGCCCCCGTAACTTCGGGAGAAGGGGGGCCATTCCTGGTGACGGGCTTTGCGCCTTGAGCTGGGGGTGGCCGCAGAGACCAGCGAGAAGCGACTGTTTACTAAAAACACAGGTCCGTGCGAAGCCGTAAGGCGATGTATACGGACTGACGCCTGCCCGGTGCTGGAACGTTAAGGGGACCGGTTAGCTTAGTTTCGACTAGGCGAAGCTGAGAACTTAAGCGCCAGTAAACGGCGGTGGTAACTATAACCATCCTAAGGTAGCGAAATTCCTTGTCGGGTAAGTTCCGACCTGCACGAATGGCGTAACGACTTCTCGACTGTCTCAACCATAGGCCCGGTGAAATTGCATTACGAGTAAAGATGCTCGTTTCGCGCAGCAGGACGGAAAGACCCCGGGACCTTTACTATAGCTTGATATTGGTGTTCGGTTCGGCTTGTGTAGGATAGGTGGGAGACTGTGAAGCAGCAACGCCAGTTGTTGTGGAGTCGCCGTTGAAATACCACTCTGGTCGTGCTGGATGTCTAACCTGGGTCCGTGATCCGGATCAGGGACAGTGTCTGGTGGGTAGTTTAACTGGGGCGGTTGCCTCCTAAAGGGTAACGGAGGCGCCCAAAGGTTCCCTCAGCCTGGTTGGCAATCAGGTGTTGAGTGTAAGTGCACAAGGGAGCTTGACTGTGAGACTGACGGGTCGAGCAGGTACGAAAGTAGGGACTAGTGATCCGGCGGTGGCTTGTGGAAGCGCCGTCGCTCAACGGATAAAAGGTACCCCGGGGATAACAGGCTGATCTTCCCCAAGAGTCCATATCGACGGGATGGTTTGGCACCTCGATGTCGGCTCGTCGCATCCTGGGGCTGGAGTAGGTCCCAAGGGTTGGGCTGTTCGCCCATTAAAGCGGTACGCGAGCTGGGTTTAGAACGTCGTGAGACAGTTCGGTCCCTATCCGCTGTGCGCGTAGGAGTGTTGAGAAGGGCTGTCCCTAGTACGAGAGGACCGGGACGGACGAACCTCTGGTGTGCCAGTTGTTCTGCCAAGGGCATGGCTGGTTGGCTACGTTCGGGAGGGATAACCGCTGAAAGCATCTAAGCGGGAAGCCTGCTTCGAGATGAGCACTCCCACCTCCTTGAGAGGGTAAGGCTCCCAGTAGACGACTGGGTTGATAGGCCGGATATGGAAGCCCTGTGAGGGGTGGAGTTGACCGGTACTAATAGGCCGAGGGCTTGTCCTCAGTTGCTCGCGTCCACTGTGTTGTTCTGAAACAACGACTGCCTTGTCGGCGGGTCGACAGTTTCATAGTGTTTCGGTGGTCATAGCGTGAGGGAAACGCCCGGTTACATTCCGAACCCGGAAGCTAAGCCTCACAGCGCCGATGGTACTGCAGGGGGGACCCTGTGGGAGAGTAGGACGCCGCCGAACAATTCTTCAGAAGAACCCCCATCCGGATTCCGGATGGGGGTTCTTCGCGTTTTCCCGCAATTCGGACGGCAGCCGGCGGGTCAGCCCCAGCCGACCCCCGCCGAGTGGCTGGGCTCCGTCAATATGCCGCTAAAACCGCATGATCAGTGCACTGATCACCGGAATTTCGCTGCTCACGCCGTAGTCTCGAAGGCGGGGGAACAGGTGTCCGGGGGTGGCTCCCGGGCAGGGCCCGATCAAGAATGGTGCTCATGGGACGAGGCAGGCTGCGGATCTACCTCGGGGCGGCCCCCGGGGTCGGCAAGACGTACGCCATGCTCGCCGAGGCGCACCGGCGGCAGGAGCGTGGCACGGACGTCGTGGTGGCGTTCGTGGAGGACCACGGCCGGCGACGGACCGCGGACCTGGTGGCCGGGCTGGAGGTCGTGCTGCGGCAGCAGGTGGTGCATCGAGGGGCCAGGTTCTCCGAGATGGACCTGGACGCCGTGCTGGCCCGCCGTCCGGAGGTGGCGCTGGTGGACGAGCTGGCCCACACCAACGTGCCCGGGTGCCGCAACGAGAAGCGCTGGCAGGACGTCGAGGAGCTGCTCGCGGCCGGGATCGACGTGATCTCCACCGTGAACGTCCAGCACCTGGAGTCGCTCGGCGACGCCGTGGAGGGCATCACCGGGGTGCGCCAGCGGGAGACCGTCCCGGACGAGGTGGTCCGCCGGGCGGACCAGATCGAGCTGGTGGACATGTCCCCGCAGGCGCTGCGGCGGAGGCTGGCGCACGGCAACGTGTACACGCCGGAGAAGATCGACGCCGCGCTCGCCAACTACTTCCGCCCGGGCAACCTGACCGCGCTGCGCGAGCTGGCGCTGCTGTGGACCGCGGACCGGGTGGACGAGTACCTGCAGAAGTACCGCGCCGAGCAGGGGATCGTGGGCACCTGGCAGGCCCGGGAGCGGATCGTGGTCGGGCTGACCGGCGGCCCGGAGGGGGCGACGCTGATCCGCCGGGCGGCCCGGATCGCGGCCCGGGTCTCCGGCGGCGAGCTGCTGGCCGTGCACATCTCCCGTTCGGACGGGCTCGCCGGCTCCGGCTCGCCGCAGACGCTGATCGAGCAGCGGGCGCTGGTGGAGAGCCTCGGCGGCTCCTTCCACAACGTCCTGGGCGACGACCCGGCCGGCGGGCTGCTGGACTTCGCCCGGGGGGTGAACGCCACCCAGATCGTGCTGGGCACCAGCCGTCGGCCCCGCTGGCAGTACCTGTACGGGCCGGGCGTCGGGACCGTCGTCACTCAGAAGGCCGGGGACATCGACGTCCACATGGTCACCCACGAGCACGCCGGGCACGGGCGCCGCGGCAAGATACCCGTGCGGCGGATCACCGACCTGGGCCGGACCCGGACCGTCGCGGGCTGGCTGATCGGGCTGGCCGGTCCGCCGCTGCTGGCGATCGTGCTGACCGCGATCGGCGGGCTGGGCCTGTCCACCGACATGCTGCTGTTCCTGTCGCTGACGGTGCTCGCGGCGCTGGTCGGCGGGCTGCTGCCGTCGATCGGTTCGGCGCTGGTCGGCTCCTCGGTGCTGAACTTCTACTTCACCCCGCCGCTGCACACGTTCTCCATCAACGAGCCGGAGAACATCATGGCGGTGGCCATATTCACCGTCGTCGGCTGCTCGGTCGCCTCCGTGGTGGACCTGGCGGCCCGCCGCACCCACCAGGCGGCCCGGTCCCAGACCGAGGCGCAGACGCTCAGCGCGCTCGCCGGCACGGTGCTGCGCGGCGCGCCGAACGGCGACGGGGTGCTGACCGCGCTGATGGAGCAGGTCCGGGAGACCTTCGGCCAGGAGAGCGCCGCCCTGCTGGAGCGTCCCGAGCCGACCGGCGGCTGGGTGCCGGTCGCCACCGCCGGGCCGCGTCCGCCGGCGCGGCCCGAGGAGGCCGATGTGGACGTCCCGGTCGGCGAGAGCCTGGCGCTGGTGCTGCGCGGCCGGGTGTTGCCGGGGGCGGACCGGCGGCTGCTGGGCGCCTTCGCCGCTCAGGCCGCCGTGGTGCTGGAGCGCCGTCGGCTGGCCCGGGAGGCCGCCGCGGCCCGCCGGGAGGCCGAGGGCAACCGGATCCGCACCGCTCTGCTGGCCGCCGTCTCGCACGACCTGCGCACCCCGCTGGCGGGCATCAAGGCCTCGGTGAGCTCGCTGCGCTCGGCCGACGTCGAGTGGGACCCGGAGGACGAGGCCGAGCTGCTGGCCGGGATCGAGGCCGGGGCCGACCGGCTGGACCACCTGATCAACAACCTGCTCGACATGAGCCGCCTGCAGACCGGCACCGTCACCCCGCTGA from Kitasatospora cathayae includes:
- a CDS encoding sensor histidine kinase; amino-acid sequence: MGRGRLRIYLGAAPGVGKTYAMLAEAHRRQERGTDVVVAFVEDHGRRRTADLVAGLEVVLRQQVVHRGARFSEMDLDAVLARRPEVALVDELAHTNVPGCRNEKRWQDVEELLAAGIDVISTVNVQHLESLGDAVEGITGVRQRETVPDEVVRRADQIELVDMSPQALRRRLAHGNVYTPEKIDAALANYFRPGNLTALRELALLWTADRVDEYLQKYRAEQGIVGTWQARERIVVGLTGGPEGATLIRRAARIAARVSGGELLAVHISRSDGLAGSGSPQTLIEQRALVESLGGSFHNVLGDDPAGGLLDFARGVNATQIVLGTSRRPRWQYLYGPGVGTVVTQKAGDIDVHMVTHEHAGHGRRGKIPVRRITDLGRTRTVAGWLIGLAGPPLLAIVLTAIGGLGLSTDMLLFLSLTVLAALVGGLLPSIGSALVGSSVLNFYFTPPLHTFSINEPENIMAVAIFTVVGCSVASVVDLAARRTHQAARSQTEAQTLSALAGTVLRGAPNGDGVLTALMEQVRETFGQESAALLERPEPTGGWVPVATAGPRPPARPEEADVDVPVGESLALVLRGRVLPGADRRLLGAFAAQAAVVLERRRLAREAAAARREAEGNRIRTALLAAVSHDLRTPLAGIKASVSSLRSADVEWDPEDEAELLAGIEAGADRLDHLINNLLDMSRLQTGTVTPLIQETDLDEVVPYALGGVPPESVRLDVPETLPMIRADGGLLERSLANLVENAVKYSPDGVKVLVKADALEQPGRPGRVELRIVDRGPGVPEEAKERIFAPFQRYGDAPRGAGVGLGLAVARGFVEAMDGTVTAEDTPGGGLTMVVSLPAVERPPELAELAELAEPNARHEPPGEDGDPVSELIT